One window from the genome of Brachyspira hampsonii encodes:
- a CDS encoding transporter substrate-binding domain-containing protein, giving the protein MKKIILIILMILSLSCKKSNENIYFKKDFSSNQYINVGIYVYDYPFGYMSNGNIGGFDYDLVNEISKISGSNMIFFPMRFEELMPALESKKIDMIIAGMSVTEERKKYLTFSDKYYTSSQAVLVRIDNESIQKEEDLIGKKVGVIRDTVADNMISEKEGIEIERFDTGSSIILSLKVGNMDAAIFDKETCNHFLRYDKSIKLVNTIEYPQEDYAIAFRKEENIFIDEVNNAISQIMTNGFYELLIQKHLGTN; this is encoded by the coding sequence GTGAAAAAAATTATATTAATTATATTAATGATTTTATCATTATCATGTAAAAAATCTAATGAGAATATTTATTTTAAAAAAGATTTTTCCTCAAACCAATACATCAATGTAGGAATATATGTTTACGATTATCCTTTTGGATATATGTCTAATGGAAATATTGGCGGATTTGATTATGATTTAGTTAATGAAATATCAAAAATATCCGGCTCAAATATGATTTTTTTTCCTATGCGTTTTGAAGAACTTATGCCCGCTTTGGAATCTAAAAAAATAGATATGATTATAGCAGGAATGAGTGTAACAGAAGAGCGAAAAAAATATCTTACATTTTCTGATAAATACTATACATCAAGTCAGGCTGTATTGGTAAGGATAGATAATGAATCAATACAAAAAGAAGAAGATTTGATAGGCAAAAAAGTAGGTGTTATAAGAGACACTGTAGCCGATAATATGATCTCGGAAAAAGAAGGAATAGAAATAGAAAGATTCGACACAGGAAGCAGTATAATACTCTCATTAAAAGTTGGAAATATGGATGCCGCCATTTTTGATAAAGAAACATGTAATCATTTTCTTAGGTATGATAAAAGTATAAAACTTGTCAATACTATAGAATACCCTCAAGAAGATTATGCTATAGCATTTAGAAAAGAAGAAAATATCTTTATAGATGAAGTAAACAATGCCATATCACAAATAATGACTAATGGATTTTATGAACTATTAATACAAAAGCATTTAGGTACTAATTGA
- the lepA gene encoding translation elongation factor 4 produces MSYAEKIRNFCIIAHVDHGKSTLADRIIEHTKAVSSREMKAQILDSMDIERERGITIKSQAVKLSYQAKDGEVYTLNLIDTPGHVDFNYEVSRSLAACEGAILVVDAAQGVEAQTISNFYLAFENNLEIVPVINKIDLPAANIELCKEQMEKEFGVNKDDVVLASAKNDIGIDEILEAVVKMIPSPKDNTNKKTRALIFDSYYDPFRGAVMIVRIFDGSIKKNDKLLLMETKAEYEVEECGTLLLGLKSANELKSGEVGYIIAGIKNISDIKIGDTITLEENPSDEPLIGYKEVLPMVFAGIFPAEDEDYTSLQKALEKLKLNDASLVYEPERSIALGFGYRCGFLGLLHLEIVQERLEREFNLNLVITSPSVEVKLKLTNGEEKIIDNPADFPTAQYIEKCYEPFINALIIVPTDYLGNIISLCIDRRGTQTSLNYLDDKRAEIKFDLPLIEVVYDFYDKLKSISRGYASFDYDFSDFRESQIEKIDILVHGEVVDALSFMAHRSNAESRGRQIIEKLKHLIPKHMFQIPLQAAIGGRIIARENISALRKNVTAKCYGGDITRKRKLLEKQKEGKKRMKAIGSVEIPQDAFISVLKTDDNNK; encoded by the coding sequence ATGTCATACGCTGAAAAAATTAGAAATTTTTGTATTATAGCACATGTTGACCATGGCAAAAGCACATTAGCTGACAGAATTATAGAGCATACCAAAGCAGTATCAAGCAGAGAGATGAAAGCTCAAATATTAGACTCTATGGATATAGAAAGAGAGAGAGGAATAACTATAAAAAGCCAAGCTGTAAAACTTTCATATCAGGCTAAAGACGGAGAAGTATATACTCTTAATCTGATAGATACACCAGGTCATGTTGACTTTAATTATGAGGTTTCCCGTTCACTTGCTGCATGCGAGGGTGCTATATTAGTGGTGGATGCTGCTCAAGGAGTAGAAGCTCAGACTATTTCTAACTTTTATCTTGCTTTTGAAAATAATTTGGAGATTGTGCCTGTTATTAATAAAATAGATTTACCTGCTGCCAATATTGAGCTTTGTAAAGAACAGATGGAAAAAGAGTTCGGTGTTAATAAAGATGATGTTGTGCTTGCAAGTGCTAAAAATGATATAGGTATTGATGAAATACTTGAAGCAGTTGTTAAGATGATACCTTCCCCAAAAGATAATACTAATAAAAAAACTAGAGCTTTAATATTTGATTCTTATTATGATCCTTTCCGCGGTGCTGTTATGATAGTGAGAATATTTGACGGCTCTATAAAAAAGAATGATAAACTTCTTTTAATGGAAACTAAAGCAGAGTACGAAGTTGAAGAATGCGGTACCCTTTTGCTTGGGCTTAAATCAGCTAATGAACTTAAAAGCGGAGAAGTAGGATACATTATTGCGGGCATTAAAAATATATCTGACATAAAAATAGGAGATACTATAACACTTGAAGAAAATCCTTCTGATGAGCCTTTAATAGGATATAAAGAAGTTCTGCCTATGGTATTTGCTGGTATCTTTCCAGCTGAAGATGAAGATTATACAAGTCTTCAAAAGGCATTAGAAAAATTAAAATTAAATGATGCTTCTTTAGTGTATGAGCCAGAACGTTCTATAGCTTTGGGCTTTGGATACAGATGCGGATTTTTAGGACTTTTACATTTAGAGATTGTGCAGGAGAGACTTGAAAGAGAGTTTAATCTCAATCTAGTAATAACCAGCCCTTCTGTAGAGGTAAAATTAAAACTCACAAACGGCGAAGAGAAAATTATTGATAACCCTGCAGATTTTCCTACAGCACAGTATATAGAAAAATGTTATGAGCCTTTTATAAATGCTCTTATAATAGTGCCTACCGATTATTTAGGTAATATTATATCTCTTTGTATAGACAGAAGAGGTACGCAGACATCATTAAATTATTTAGATGATAAAAGAGCAGAAATAAAATTTGACTTGCCTTTAATAGAAGTAGTGTATGACTTTTACGATAAATTAAAATCAATATCAAGAGGATATGCTTCATTTGACTATGATTTTTCAGACTTCAGAGAAAGCCAAATAGAAAAGATAGATATACTTGTTCATGGAGAAGTAGTAGATGCTTTATCATTTATGGCACATAGAAGCAATGCCGAAAGCAGAGGAAGACAAATCATAGAAAAATTAAAACATCTCATTCCAAAACATATGTTTCAGATTCCGTTACAGGCAGCAATAGGCGGAAGGATTATCGCTCGTGAAAATATTAGTGCTTTAAGGAAAAATGTTACAGCTAAATGTTATGGAGGCGACATCACAAGAAAAAGAAAACTTCTTGAAAAACAAAAAGAAGGTAAAAAACGAATGAAAGCTATTGGAAGTGTAGAGATACCTCAGGATGCATTCATAAGCGTACTAAAAACTGATGACAACAATAAATAA
- a CDS encoding MgtC/SapB family protein has protein sequence MFTEYIRHALGNFSILEITTRILVAYIMGIFIGWEREQHKKPIGSRTTSIVCMGAALLSCYEDVFASAIILENTELAKLGTAVLSKVPDYNRISAQIVSGIGFLGAGMIIQNRGKLHGITTAAIVWVTACIGIVIGSGQWVLSAIGCICIFLSTSIYRFFIPYYISNKKRAIVYLIEHSSKIDFETELSEFGIRLINLEIVGWKENTNKSTPNIISKINIFVPQLDYKNIENIFISLNIKPLKMLHNMKEKIDFNSIEKLL, from the coding sequence ATGTTTACAGAATATATTAGGCATGCCTTAGGAAACTTTAGCATTTTAGAGATAACAACAAGAATATTAGTAGCATATATTATGGGTATTTTTATAGGCTGGGAAAGAGAACAGCATAAAAAACCAATAGGAAGCAGAACCACAAGTATAGTTTGTATGGGAGCAGCACTTTTATCCTGCTATGAAGATGTATTTGCAAGTGCTATAATATTAGAAAATACTGAACTAGCTAAATTAGGAACAGCAGTCTTAAGCAAAGTACCAGATTATAACAGAATATCGGCACAAATAGTTTCAGGAATCGGTTTTTTAGGGGCTGGAATGATCATACAAAATAGAGGAAAACTTCATGGTATAACAACTGCCGCCATAGTTTGGGTTACTGCATGTATAGGAATAGTAATAGGATCAGGACAATGGGTGCTGTCTGCTATAGGATGCATATGTATATTTTTAAGCACTTCCATATATAGATTTTTTATACCATATTATATATCAAATAAAAAAAGGGCTATAGTATATTTAATAGAACATTCTTCGAAAATAGATTTTGAAACTGAATTAAGCGAATTTGGGATCAGACTTATTAATTTAGAGATAGTTGGATGGAAAGAAAATACTAATAAAAGTACACCTAATATTATTAGTAAAATAAATATATTTGTGCCTCAATTAGATTATAAAAATATAGAAAATATTTTTATAAGTTTAAATATAAAGCCTTTAAAAATGCTGCACAACATGAAAGAAAAGATTGACTTTAATAGTATTGAAAAATTATTATGA
- a CDS encoding PTS sugar transporter subunit IIA, translated as MKPNLILMGHGNLASTFIESAKMILGNLSDYDVINLQADDTFDHIESKLKELLEKYKNNQVLIMTDLYGGTPFNIASRFYRKNDNICLISGMNLDMVLEYFSSDLDYNIKKFIDEIISVSKDSIALYSKNEYEIYADIDL; from the coding sequence ATGAAACCTAATTTAATATTAATGGGTCATGGCAATTTAGCATCCACATTTATTGAATCGGCAAAGATGATATTAGGTAATTTATCAGATTATGATGTAATAAATTTGCAGGCGGATGATACCTTTGATCATATAGAAAGTAAGTTAAAAGAATTATTAGAAAAATATAAAAATAACCAAGTTTTAATAATGACAGATCTATACGGAGGAACCCCTTTTAATATAGCGAGCAGGTTTTATAGAAAAAATGACAATATTTGTTTAATAAGCGGAATGAACTTAGACATGGTATTGGAATATTTTTCTTCAGATCTTGATTATAATATAAAAAAATTCATAGATGAAATTATAAGTGTTTCAAAAGATTCTATAGCATTGTATTCCAAAAATGAATATGAAATATATGCTGATATAGATTTATAA
- a CDS encoding transporter substrate-binding domain-containing protein: MKKVIIFILFALISFLACNNNSNISKTINNNYSNNTTVKVGIYVYDYPLLYLRNNNLGGFDYDIMNEIAKASGFRVEFISMEFSKLIPQLQLSNVDAIIAGISITEERKKYISFSDKYYSSSQSIIVLSKNNHIKIFDDLLGKSVGVIKDTISDTIISSSNNINVIKFDIAGSSLLALKVEKIDAVMLDRVTCNNYIKYDNDLKIIEEITFPELDYGIAVRKDDYTLLQKINNGLNTIIYNGIYQKLVDKHLQ; this comes from the coding sequence ATGAAGAAAGTAATAATTTTTATATTATTTGCTCTAATTTCTTTTTTAGCCTGCAATAATAATTCTAATATAAGCAAAACAATAAATAATAATTATTCTAATAATACTACTGTAAAGGTTGGAATATATGTTTATGATTATCCTCTTCTTTATTTAAGAAATAATAACTTAGGAGGATTCGATTATGATATAATGAATGAAATAGCCAAAGCATCAGGTTTTAGGGTTGAGTTTATATCCATGGAATTTTCAAAACTTATACCTCAATTGCAGTTGAGTAATGTAGATGCTATTATAGCGGGAATAAGTATAACAGAAGAGCGAAAAAAATATATTTCTTTTTCTGATAAATATTATAGTTCATCTCAAAGTATTATAGTTCTTAGTAAGAATAATCATATAAAAATATTTGATGATTTGCTTGGTAAAAGTGTTGGTGTTATAAAAGATACAATTTCAGATACTATTATTTCATCATCTAATAATATAAATGTTATAAAATTTGATATAGCAGGCAGTTCTTTACTCGCATTAAAAGTAGAAAAAATAGATGCTGTTATGCTTGACAGAGTTACATGCAATAATTATATTAAATATGATAATGATCTTAAAATAATTGAAGAGATAACATTTCCAGAACTTGATTATGGTATCGCTGTGAGAAAAGATGATTATACTTTACTGCAAAAAATTAATAATGGACTGAATACTATAATATATAATGGAATCTACCAAAAATTAGTTGATAAACATTTACAATAA